Proteins encoded together in one Entomobacter blattae window:
- a CDS encoding NifU family protein, with the protein MFIETESTPNPNTLKFLPGLEVMGPTGETADFVNAEEATSSALATAFFSVNGVKSVFFGRDFVSITKDDEVDWADLKPVVLSVLVDHFVSGQPIMNQQAANVQEEGIAPEDEAIVEQIKELLDTRVRPAVAADGGDIVFRGYSQGVVKLMMQGACSGCPSSRATLKHGVENMLKHYVPEIVAVEQVDL; encoded by the coding sequence ATGTTTATTGAAACTGAGTCAACGCCTAATCCCAATACGCTGAAGTTTCTCCCTGGCTTGGAGGTCATGGGTCCCACGGGGGAGACGGCTGATTTTGTGAATGCAGAAGAAGCTACCTCTTCTGCCCTTGCAACCGCGTTTTTTTCTGTTAATGGGGTTAAGAGCGTTTTTTTTGGGCGTGACTTTGTCTCCATTACCAAAGACGATGAGGTCGATTGGGCAGATTTAAAGCCTGTAGTTTTATCTGTTCTGGTAGATCATTTCGTGTCTGGTCAGCCGATTATGAATCAACAAGCTGCCAATGTCCAAGAAGAGGGCATTGCTCCTGAAGATGAGGCTATTGTTGAGCAAATCAAGGAGCTGTTGGATACGCGTGTTCGCCCTGCCGTAGCTGCTGATGGGGGAGATATAGTGTTTCGGGGCTATAGCCAGGGCGTGGTTAAATTAATGATGCAAGGTGCTTGCTCAGGTTGTCCTTCTTCTCGGGCGACCTTGAAACATGGTGTTGAGAACATGTTAAAGCATTATGTGCCAGAGATTGTAGCTGTAGAGCAGGTGGATTTATAA
- a CDS encoding NAD-dependent deacylase codes for MRVVVLTGAGISKESGLETFRDTGGIWTRYNVDDVCTPEGFARNPALVHQFYNEYRDRLKEVSPNAAHKALAEWEKASQDGRWQGELLVVTQNIDDLHERAGSKNLLHMHGELLKLRCVSCGTIEAIVGHSSQETKCPKCEKKAMRPHIVWFGEMPLFMEDIQTALISCDLFVSIGTSGTVYPAAGFVQLARTARKVEINKDPSSGSSYFDTVLTGVATQRVPEFVESFIGHYR; via the coding sequence ATGCGGGTGGTTGTTTTAACGGGGGCTGGAATAAGCAAGGAATCCGGTCTTGAGACCTTTCGGGATACGGGGGGAATATGGACACGCTATAATGTCGATGATGTCTGCACGCCAGAAGGTTTTGCTCGGAATCCTGCCCTTGTTCACCAATTTTATAACGAATATCGTGATCGGTTAAAAGAGGTTTCCCCCAATGCTGCTCATAAAGCGTTGGCAGAGTGGGAAAAAGCCAGCCAGGATGGGCGTTGGCAGGGAGAATTGTTGGTGGTAACCCAAAATATTGATGATTTGCATGAGCGCGCTGGCAGTAAAAACCTGCTGCATATGCATGGCGAGTTGTTAAAGCTGCGATGTGTCTCGTGTGGGACTATAGAGGCTATTGTTGGTCATTCTTCTCAAGAAACGAAATGTCCAAAATGTGAAAAAAAAGCCATGCGTCCTCATATTGTTTGGTTTGGGGAAATGCCTCTTTTTATGGAAGATATACAGACAGCCCTTATCTCTTGTGATCTGTTTGTTTCCATTGGTACGTCAGGCACAGTTTATCCCGCTGCGGGGTTTGTCCAACTGGCGCGCACAGCCAGGAAGGTGGAGATTAACAAGGATCCTTCTTCTGGGAGTTCCTATTTTGATACGGTTCTGACCGGTGTCGCCACTCAACGAGTGCCTGAGTTTGTAGAAAGTTTTATTGGGCATTATCGTTAG
- the msrQ gene encoding protein-methionine-sulfoxide reductase heme-binding subunit MsrQ, with protein MAWLSRIPNTPWIKLALYILGFIPALWYFYLGMVGGLGTDPIRTFEDKLGIWALRFLIASLCITPLRKLVHINLLRYRRIIGLLAFYYVLLHFTVYLTLDKRLDWSLILHEISTKPYLIIGAIAALLLLALAVTSNNRSMKKLGKNWRRLHTLVYPATIGVGIHFMLAVKSWPTNMLVYNFILLVLLAYRVVASATKAKPQPIQNR; from the coding sequence ATGGCCTGGCTCTCGAGAATTCCTAACACCCCATGGATAAAGCTTGCTCTCTACATTCTCGGTTTTATACCTGCTCTATGGTATTTTTATCTGGGCATGGTGGGAGGGCTAGGGACTGACCCCATCCGAACCTTTGAGGACAAGCTGGGAATATGGGCTTTACGCTTTCTTATTGCCTCGCTTTGTATAACACCATTACGCAAGCTTGTTCATATCAATTTACTCCGCTACCGGCGTATTATTGGTTTGTTAGCGTTTTATTATGTTTTGCTGCATTTTACCGTCTATCTAACCTTAGATAAAAGGCTGGACTGGTCTTTAATTCTTCATGAAATTTCTACCAAACCCTACCTGATTATTGGGGCAATCGCAGCTTTGCTTTTGCTGGCACTGGCAGTAACCTCTAACAACCGATCCATGAAAAAGCTGGGGAAAAACTGGAGACGTCTTCACACCCTTGTCTACCCAGCAACCATTGGTGTGGGAATACATTTTATGTTGGCTGTTAAATCATGGCCAACCAATATGCTGGTTTATAATTTTATCCTGCTTGTGCTTTTGGCTTATCGGGTTGTTGCATCAGCAACAAAAGCCAAACCCCAGCCTATTCAAAACAGGTAA
- a CDS encoding uracil-DNA glycosylase family protein has product MVVEQNVAEQKKDSLASLLAEIRACHFCQDLPLGARPVLHVSRTARLLISSQAPGTKVHETGISFNDASGDRLREWLGLSRDVFYDSTRIAIVPMGLCYPGKYVRGGDKPPRKECAPLWRARIMENLPDIRLTLLVGGYAQAYALGPGSVTERVREYKKYLPRFFPLPHPSWRTKAWEKKNPWFEKVLLPDLKQQVQTLLEYVPAGQ; this is encoded by the coding sequence ATGGTTGTTGAACAAAACGTTGCTGAACAAAAGAAGGATAGCCTGGCCTCGTTGTTAGCAGAAATAAGGGCCTGCCATTTTTGCCAGGACTTGCCTTTAGGAGCACGCCCTGTTTTACATGTATCGCGTACAGCCCGGTTGCTTATCTCCAGTCAGGCACCCGGAACCAAAGTGCATGAAACGGGAATTTCCTTTAATGATGCCTCAGGGGATAGGTTGCGAGAGTGGCTTGGTCTCTCCCGGGATGTTTTTTATGATTCCACCCGTATTGCCATCGTACCCATGGGGCTATGCTATCCGGGGAAATATGTTCGCGGTGGCGATAAACCTCCCCGTAAGGAATGCGCTCCCTTATGGAGGGCGCGTATTATGGAAAACCTGCCAGATATTCGTTTAACCCTTTTGGTAGGGGGATATGCTCAGGCTTATGCCCTTGGGCCTGGCAGTGTTACCGAACGGGTTAGGGAGTACAAAAAATACCTGCCGCGTTTTTTTCCCTTGCCTCATCCTTCTTGGCGTACCAAGGCATGGGAGAAGAAAAATCCCTGGTTTGAAAAGGTTCTTTTGCCAGATTTAAAACAACAGGTTCAAACCCTGTTAGAATATGTTCCTGCAGGGCAATAA
- a CDS encoding malonic semialdehyde reductase, which translates to MNNLDNLVEILFENAHTAVAWQDRAVPATLPEQLYNHVKWGPTSANSSPARFVFLASKEVRQRLRPAIVAGNVEKIIEAPLVVLVAYDLQFYDQFPKLWPHEDLRSWYAADHVLAEETAQRNSTLQGGYMILAARALGFDVAPISGFDAALVEEIFLQGKNWRLNFIMGIGYADSTRQQPRKPRLDFEEACLLYPPPMDN; encoded by the coding sequence ATGAATAATTTGGATAATCTTGTAGAAATCCTCTTTGAGAATGCCCACACAGCGGTAGCGTGGCAAGATCGGGCTGTGCCTGCTACGCTGCCTGAACAGCTTTACAACCACGTGAAATGGGGGCCTACCTCTGCCAATTCATCGCCGGCACGGTTTGTTTTTCTGGCTTCCAAAGAGGTCCGCCAGCGTCTTCGCCCTGCAATAGTGGCCGGGAATGTTGAGAAAATTATAGAGGCCCCTCTGGTTGTCCTTGTGGCATATGATTTACAATTTTATGATCAGTTCCCCAAATTATGGCCTCATGAAGATTTGCGTTCATGGTATGCTGCAGATCATGTTTTGGCAGAGGAAACCGCTCAACGAAATAGTACTCTACAGGGGGGGTATATGATTTTGGCTGCCCGGGCACTGGGTTTTGATGTTGCTCCGATTTCAGGTTTTGATGCAGCCTTAGTCGAAGAGATATTTTTACAAGGAAAAAACTGGCGGCTTAATTTTATTATGGGAATAGGCTATGCGGATTCCACCAGGCAGCAACCTCGCAAGCCCCGTTTGGATTTTGAGGAGGCTTGTCTGCTTTATCCTCCTCCCATGGATAATTGA
- the msrP gene encoding protein-methionine-sulfoxide reductase catalytic subunit MsrP, giving the protein MVYKYPKPFTPSEILPEKVYLQRRTFLQGSSTTLLGLAGAGIPQFAKAVTQSPFGSLNKSSTYSTSESPTSFDDATHYNNFYEFGTDKTDPAKYSGKFKPMPWTLQIDGLVHTPKTFDLDKILSTFPLEERIYRMRCVEAWSMVIPWVGFPLKYLLSQMDIMGSAQYVSFETVVRPAEMPGQSSVFPVISWPYREGLRLDEAMHPLTLLAVGMYGKVLPNQNGAPIRLVVPWKYGFKGIKSIVKISLTEKKPETSWNLLAPNEYGFYANVNPNVDHPRWSQASERVIGAKGGFFSTPTKKTQPFNGYGEEVASLYKNMDLTKSF; this is encoded by the coding sequence GTGGTTTACAAATACCCTAAACCTTTTACCCCCTCAGAAATTCTCCCTGAAAAGGTTTATCTTCAGCGCAGAACCTTCCTACAAGGAAGTAGTACTACATTACTCGGGCTTGCAGGCGCTGGAATTCCCCAATTTGCTAAGGCTGTGACCCAGTCCCCTTTTGGATCTCTTAACAAATCCTCTACTTACTCTACTTCAGAATCCCCCACCAGTTTTGACGATGCAACCCATTACAACAATTTTTATGAATTTGGCACCGATAAGACAGACCCTGCCAAATACTCAGGGAAATTCAAGCCCATGCCATGGACCCTCCAGATAGATGGACTGGTCCATACCCCGAAAACCTTTGATCTTGATAAGATTCTCTCTACCTTTCCCCTTGAGGAACGTATTTACCGGATGCGCTGTGTAGAAGCATGGTCGATGGTTATCCCTTGGGTTGGGTTTCCCCTAAAATACTTGCTCTCCCAAATGGACATTATGGGAAGTGCTCAATATGTCTCCTTTGAAACTGTGGTCAGACCGGCAGAAATGCCAGGCCAAAGCTCAGTATTTCCGGTTATCAGCTGGCCCTATCGCGAGGGGTTACGCCTTGATGAAGCCATGCACCCGTTAACCCTTTTAGCAGTGGGAATGTACGGTAAGGTTCTTCCCAACCAAAATGGCGCACCGATACGTTTGGTTGTTCCTTGGAAATACGGGTTTAAAGGCATAAAATCTATCGTAAAAATTTCTCTTACCGAAAAAAAGCCTGAAACCTCGTGGAATTTGTTAGCGCCCAATGAGTATGGTTTTTATGCTAATGTCAACCCTAATGTTGACCATCCCCGTTGGAGCCAAGCCTCCGAACGGGTGATCGGTGCTAAAGGAGGTTTTTTTAGTACCCCTACCAAGAAAACCCAGCCCTTTAATGGCTATGGTGAAGAAGTGGCTTCACTATACAAAAACATGGATCTTACAAAATCTTTTTAA
- a CDS encoding ABC transporter ATP-binding protein → MALKIEKLENAHVGPCTFVIERKECLAISGASGSGKSQLLRMIADLEPHSGEVWYDGTPQSGMDAALWRQNVLYVSAESGWWRQNVQEHFSFRHYSEASLLLTELGLDAATLMAKPVHHLSTGERQRAALVRALVHKPAFLLLDEPTSALDEQTSALLEQLLLKVMQQDTGLILVSHNVEQANRLAHRRFLLKNKQLVRFEDGMEKL, encoded by the coding sequence ATGGCTTTAAAAATAGAAAAATTAGAAAACGCCCATGTTGGCCCTTGTACCTTTGTCATTGAGCGCAAGGAATGCCTTGCCATTAGTGGAGCCTCAGGCAGTGGGAAAAGCCAACTTCTTCGTATGATAGCCGACCTTGAACCCCATAGCGGAGAGGTCTGGTACGATGGAACCCCCCAATCTGGGATGGATGCTGCCTTATGGCGCCAGAATGTCTTGTATGTTTCTGCAGAGTCTGGCTGGTGGCGGCAGAATGTGCAAGAGCATTTTTCTTTCCGTCATTATTCCGAGGCCTCTCTTTTGCTGACTGAGCTCGGTTTGGATGCAGCCACTCTTATGGCAAAACCGGTTCACCATTTATCAACGGGAGAGCGCCAAAGGGCCGCTTTGGTTAGGGCATTAGTGCACAAGCCTGCTTTTTTGCTGTTAGATGAGCCCACTTCCGCTCTGGATGAACAGACAAGTGCTTTGCTCGAACAGCTTTTATTAAAGGTTATGCAACAAGATACAGGGCTTATTCTGGTTTCTCATAACGTGGAGCAAGCCAACCGTCTTGCTCATCGGCGTTTTCTTCTTAAGAACAAACAATTGGTGCGATTTGAGGATGGAATGGAAAAATTATAA
- a CDS encoding ABC transporter permease, producing MLSVTDMFLVSGIVLLCSLCSLWLSLNIHKPLIVAALRMVLQLMLVGYVLKIIFKVASPWFVVGFLTIMVGAATYEIASRQEKGINHFWLYGIGGSSIIFSAGVIAVLGVGVTLRPSPWYAPEQVIPFCAIILGNAMNGASISLKAMIQTVQRERAAIEAQLCLGYPYFYVMRQYMRAAQQLALIPTINTMAAAGIVTMPGIMTGQLLAGADPLVAAHYQIVLMSLVFGGVFLCSLMCVWGVSYRITDSRQRLRIDHILKKT from the coding sequence ATGCTTTCAGTCACAGATATGTTTTTGGTAAGCGGCATTGTACTGCTTTGCTCACTCTGCTCTCTATGGCTTAGCCTTAATATCCATAAACCGCTGATTGTGGCAGCCTTGCGGATGGTGTTACAACTTATGCTGGTAGGGTATGTTCTGAAAATTATTTTCAAAGTGGCTTCTCCCTGGTTTGTCGTTGGGTTTTTAACGATCATGGTAGGTGCGGCCACTTATGAAATTGCCAGCAGGCAGGAAAAGGGAATTAATCATTTTTGGCTTTATGGTATTGGGGGGTCATCCATAATATTTTCTGCAGGCGTCATTGCTGTGTTAGGGGTAGGGGTAACATTGCGGCCCAGCCCTTGGTATGCCCCAGAGCAGGTTATTCCCTTTTGTGCTATCATCCTGGGAAATGCCATGAACGGAGCCAGTATTTCCCTTAAAGCCATGATCCAAACTGTGCAGCGGGAGCGTGCGGCTATAGAGGCCCAGCTCTGCTTGGGTTATCCGTATTTTTACGTTATGCGCCAATATATGCGTGCAGCCCAGCAGTTGGCCCTTATTCCAACCATTAATACCATGGCAGCTGCCGGTATTGTCACCATGCCAGGCATTATGACAGGCCAACTTCTTGCTGGGGCAGATCCATTGGTTGCTGCCCATTATCAGATTGTTTTGATGAGCCTGGTCTTTGGGGGTGTATTTTTATGCTCACTGATGTGCGTATGGGGCGTTTCTTACAGGATAACAGATTCTCGCCAACGATTAAGGATTGACCATATTTTAAAAAAAACCTAA
- a CDS encoding tRNA threonylcarbamoyladenosine biosynthesis protein TsaB: protein MAKPHNNIFKILVMNAASVVENAEAMIALAQYEGETVSLTAVRHFPVKGVAENLAVEVRTLIEKAHWSIHQLDMVIVVTGPGSFTGVRATMALAAGLGLGSSVALVGLGLGEVMIPLLMEDQSGRFPVCVIQARRNRLFVLTPSEDYACPLETLYLPQEECVLAGDGMTLLRAFLHQESALPNSLRGEWDEKEEVFIAGAASYRFTPYVTPTIEQLVIAGLRKYQEALAVSFFNQNKKWLDFHPHYIDPPEAKRPQSGLRPAPEP from the coding sequence ATGGCCAAACCCCATAATAATATTTTCAAAATCCTCGTTATGAATGCGGCATCGGTTGTTGAGAATGCAGAAGCGATGATTGCTCTTGCTCAATATGAAGGAGAGACAGTTTCCTTGACTGCTGTTCGCCATTTTCCAGTAAAAGGGGTGGCAGAAAATCTAGCGGTTGAAGTGCGAACCCTAATTGAGAAAGCGCATTGGTCCATCCATCAGTTGGATATGGTTATTGTGGTAACGGGGCCCGGCTCCTTTACAGGGGTACGGGCGACGATGGCCCTTGCGGCAGGGCTGGGCCTTGGTTCCTCTGTTGCTCTTGTGGGGTTGGGGTTGGGAGAAGTTATGATCCCACTTCTAATGGAGGATCAATCGGGGCGCTTTCCTGTATGTGTTATTCAGGCCAGACGTAATCGTTTGTTTGTTCTTACGCCGTCGGAAGATTATGCTTGTCCTCTCGAGACATTGTACCTTCCCCAAGAGGAATGCGTACTAGCCGGTGATGGCATGACCCTATTGCGGGCGTTTTTACACCAAGAGTCTGCTCTTCCAAACTCTTTGAGAGGAGAGTGGGATGAAAAAGAGGAAGTTTTCATAGCCGGGGCTGCTTCTTACAGGTTTACACCTTACGTGACCCCAACTATTGAGCAGCTCGTTATAGCAGGTTTGCGAAAATATCAAGAGGCGTTAGCTGTTTCATTTTTTAATCAAAATAAAAAATGGCTGGATTTTCACCCCCATTATATCGACCCTCCTGAAGCTAAGCGTCCCCAAAGCGGGTTGCGCCCTGCCCCAGAACCGTAG
- a CDS encoding DUF488 domain-containing protein: MKVHKIQIKRAYEEPAEQDGQRILVDRLWPRGISKEKMQLTEWLKEVAPSNDLRHWFNHDPAKWTEFREKYSEELASPPACEAVEHLLRILAQGTVTLVYGAKDTEHNQAIVLQHYLENLTHSTS, encoded by the coding sequence ATGAAGGTGCATAAAATCCAGATCAAACGGGCCTATGAAGAACCTGCTGAACAAGATGGCCAGCGTATTTTAGTGGATCGTCTTTGGCCAAGAGGAATCAGTAAGGAAAAAATGCAATTAACAGAATGGCTAAAAGAGGTTGCCCCAAGTAACGATTTGCGCCATTGGTTTAATCATGATCCAGCAAAGTGGACGGAGTTCAGAGAAAAATACAGTGAAGAACTGGCTTCTCCCCCTGCTTGTGAGGCTGTAGAGCACTTGCTTCGTATTTTAGCGCAAGGAACCGTTACCTTAGTCTATGGGGCAAAGGATACAGAACATAACCAAGCCATTGTTTTACAGCACTATTTAGAGAACTTAACACATTCCACTTCCTAG
- the moaB gene encoding molybdenum cofactor biosynthesis protein B, which yields MYKPKLKEDRKFLPVHIAVLTVSDTRDEETDTAGQKLVDRIKAAGHLLKGREIVKDDVGQIVSVLEKWIADPEIDVIISTGGTGVTGRDVTPEAFEKILEKKIEGFGELFRMLSYQKIGTSTIQSRAVAGVSNGTYLFALPGSPGAVQDGWDDILVWQLDSRHVPCNFVELLPRLKEHLP from the coding sequence ATGTATAAACCCAAATTGAAAGAAGACCGTAAATTTTTACCGGTTCATATTGCCGTCCTGACGGTTTCTGACACCCGCGATGAAGAAACAGATACAGCAGGCCAAAAATTGGTAGATCGTATTAAGGCTGCAGGCCACCTTCTTAAGGGGCGAGAGATTGTTAAAGATGATGTTGGCCAGATTGTATCAGTTCTCGAAAAATGGATCGCAGATCCAGAGATTGATGTCATTATTTCGACAGGAGGTACAGGGGTTACTGGTAGGGATGTGACACCGGAAGCCTTTGAAAAGATTCTGGAAAAGAAGATTGAAGGTTTTGGCGAGCTTTTCCGTATGCTATCTTATCAAAAAATTGGCACATCCACCATTCAATCCAGGGCCGTAGCAGGGGTTAGTAACGGTACTTATCTTTTCGCCTTGCCAGGCTCACCTGGTGCTGTACAAGATGGTTGGGATGATATTTTGGTCTGGCAGTTAGATAGTCGTCATGTGCCATGTAATTTTGTTGAATTATTACCCCGCTTAAAAGAGCATCTTCCGTAA
- the cynS gene encoding cyanase, whose translation MNARLALAEKIISIKLEKKLRWEDLAVVCKGSSKEFVTAALLGQHPLSEEAAKAVGKKLGLMDFEIQLLQTCPYRGEYDGVTPTDPTIYRLYEALSLYGSTIKELIHEEFGDGIMSAVDFYFSVNRENDSKGDRVSIQFSGKFLPYRKF comes from the coding sequence ATGAATGCGCGCTTGGCTTTGGCAGAAAAAATTATTTCTATTAAATTGGAAAAAAAACTACGGTGGGAAGATCTTGCTGTTGTTTGTAAAGGAAGCTCGAAAGAATTTGTGACGGCAGCCCTTTTAGGGCAGCACCCCCTCTCGGAGGAAGCTGCAAAGGCGGTGGGGAAAAAGCTAGGCCTGATGGATTTTGAAATACAGCTGTTACAGACATGCCCTTACCGGGGCGAGTATGATGGCGTTACCCCAACTGATCCCACTATTTATCGTTTATATGAGGCTCTTTCCCTTTATGGGTCAACCATTAAGGAATTGATTCATGAGGAGTTTGGCGATGGAATTATGTCTGCCGTAGATTTTTATTTTTCAGTCAATCGAGAGAACGACTCCAAGGGCGATAGGGTTAGCATTCAATTCAGTGGAAAATTTCTTCCCTATAGAAAGTTTTAA
- a CDS encoding MarC family protein, translated as MIYFDTFLLAFSALFTIVNPVGASLIFSQVTSDRDRKERLALARNIALYSLILLVISILLGQSILSFFGITLNALRIAGGLVIAIRAWGLLHAPESNEARKQKQANQTGHLDQDTLPSWKEIVFFPLTMPFTVGPGSISVAITLSTVRPAHTSGLGFYGTLVLASLCVSIFIWAFYSYADRIVSSLGVTGARIISRTTALILLCIGVQILAAGVQGFIEPMLKQAH; from the coding sequence ATGATTTATTTCGATACCTTCCTTTTGGCATTTTCTGCACTTTTTACCATTGTTAACCCTGTTGGAGCATCGCTCATCTTCTCCCAGGTGACCTCTGATCGAGATCGCAAAGAGCGCCTAGCCCTCGCTCGTAACATTGCTCTCTATTCCCTTATCCTTCTTGTTATTTCTATTTTGTTGGGCCAGAGTATCTTAAGTTTTTTTGGCATAACATTAAACGCTTTGCGTATTGCGGGCGGCCTGGTCATTGCCATTCGGGCCTGGGGCCTGCTCCATGCCCCTGAGAGCAATGAAGCACGCAAGCAAAAACAAGCAAACCAGACAGGCCATCTCGACCAAGATACCCTTCCTTCTTGGAAAGAAATTGTCTTTTTCCCTTTAACCATGCCCTTTACTGTTGGCCCAGGCAGTATTTCTGTAGCCATCACCCTGAGCACTGTCCGCCCTGCCCACACCAGTGGGTTAGGATTTTACGGCACTTTAGTTTTAGCCTCGTTATGCGTTAGTATCTTTATATGGGCCTTCTACTCCTATGCCGATAGAATTGTAAGTTCGTTAGGCGTTACAGGAGCCCGCATTATTAGTCGTACCACCGCTCTTATCTTGCTCTGTATTGGTGTACAAATCCTTGCAGCGGGAGTACAAGGCTTTATTGAACCCATGCTTAAGCAAGCACATTAA
- a CDS encoding aldo/keto reductase, protein MIDQTNTITIKGIEKPVSRIALGTWAIGGWMWGGADDQNAIKTIHAALEHGINLIDTAPVYGFGHSEEVVGKALEGRREKVVIATKVALNWTEDHKPYRDSSAARIRKEIEDSLKRLKTDYIDLYQIHWPDEKTPIEETAAEMEKLRKEGKIRTIGVSNFNTHQMDTFRQAAQLSTLQPPYNLFEREIEKDILPYAKQNQLVALCYGAICRGLLSGRMTVDRHFDGDDLRKKDPKFQPPHFARYLKAVEDLSQLAKERHNKSVLALAIRWILDQGPTIALWGARKPEQILGIDDAYGWTLSPQDLKDIDTILTKNIPEPIGPEFMAPPSR, encoded by the coding sequence ATGATTGACCAAACCAACACCATTACCATAAAAGGCATTGAAAAGCCCGTATCCCGTATTGCTTTGGGAACCTGGGCCATAGGAGGATGGATGTGGGGAGGGGCCGATGACCAAAACGCCATTAAAACCATTCATGCTGCTTTGGAGCATGGTATCAACCTGATTGATACCGCCCCTGTTTATGGTTTTGGCCATTCTGAAGAAGTGGTGGGAAAAGCCCTAGAAGGTCGACGCGAAAAAGTTGTTATCGCTACAAAGGTGGCCCTAAACTGGACAGAAGACCACAAACCCTATCGTGATTCTTCCGCAGCCCGAATCCGTAAGGAAATTGAGGATTCCCTTAAAAGGCTCAAGACAGATTACATTGATCTTTACCAGATCCACTGGCCGGATGAAAAAACCCCCATTGAAGAAACTGCAGCCGAGATGGAAAAACTCCGTAAGGAAGGGAAAATTAGGACGATAGGGGTAAGTAATTTTAATACTCACCAAATGGATACCTTTCGTCAGGCTGCCCAGTTAAGCACGCTTCAACCCCCCTATAACCTTTTTGAACGTGAGATTGAAAAGGACATTCTTCCCTACGCCAAACAGAACCAGTTGGTGGCGTTATGTTATGGAGCCATATGCCGCGGATTACTCTCAGGGCGAATGACAGTTGACCGCCACTTTGATGGGGATGACCTAAGAAAGAAGGACCCGAAATTCCAACCTCCCCATTTCGCTCGTTACCTGAAAGCTGTTGAAGATTTAAGCCAACTCGCCAAGGAGCGGCATAACAAGTCCGTTCTGGCATTGGCTATTAGGTGGATTTTAGATCAAGGGCCAACGATTGCCCTCTGGGGAGCCCGAAAACCAGAACAGATTTTGGGAATTGATGACGCCTATGGATGGACCCTTTCTCCACAGGATCTCAAAGATATTGACACCATCCTGACCAAAAATATTCCTGAGCCCATTGGGCCAGAATTTATGGCCCCACCAAGCCGATAA